One window of the Sparus aurata chromosome 17, fSpaAur1.1, whole genome shotgun sequence genome contains the following:
- the ubr5 gene encoding E3 ubiquitin-protein ligase UBR5 isoform X4: protein MTSIHFVVHPLPGTEDQLNDRLREVSEKLNKYSYNSHPHLSLLEQATLKQCVVGPNHAGFLLEDGRVCRISFAVQPDRLELSKPDGSDGSKLSSGSGTGRSSRPGRTSDPPWFLSGSDTLGRLAGNTLGSRWSSGVNGGSGGGGSGGGAGGGGAGGGSSGGGGSGGGGGGGGTSGRSSTAARDSRRQTRVIRTGRDRGSGLLGSQPQPVIPASVIPEELITQAQVVLQGKSRSVIIRELQRTNLDVNLAVNNLLSRDDEDGDDGDDTASESYLPGEDLMSLLDADIHSAHPSVIIDADAMFSEDISYFGYPSFRRSSLSRLGSSRERDSELLRERESVLRLRERRWLDGASFDTERGSTSREGEPSLDKKSIPVQSPVSLGEELQWWPDKDGVKFVSIGAMFSELVAVSSKGELYQWKWSEPEPYRNAQNPSIHHPRVSFLGLANEKITLLSANSIRATVATETNKVATWVDDTLSTVASKLEHSAQAFPELQGERMVSLHCCALYTCAQLENSLYWWGVVPFSQRKKMLEKARAKNKKPKSSAGISSIPNITVGTQVCLRNNPLYHAGAVAFSVSAGIPKVGVLLESVWNMNDSCRFQLRSPESLKNMEKTTKTQEIKTESKPELVKTEMGPPPSPASTCSDTSSIASSASLPYKRRRSTPAPKEEEKVNEEQWPLREVVFVEDVKNVPVGKVLKVDGAYVAVKFPGTSSSMSNQSTAAPTDSDPSSLLQDCRLLRIDELQVVKTGGTPKVPDCFQRTPKKLCIPEKAEILAVNVDSKGVHAVLKTGNWVRYCIFDLATGKAEQENNFPTSNLAFLGQSERNVAIFTAGQESPIILRDGNGTIYPMAKDCMGGIRDPDWLDLPPINSLGMGVHSLANLPSNSTIKKKAAIIIMAVEKQTLMQHVLRCDYEACRQYLVNLEQAFLLDQGSQALGALLDHRCDGNRNILHAAVSVCFPVSNKETKEEEEAERSERNTFAERLSAVEAIANAISVVSSNSSGNRTGSSSSRGLRLREMMRRSLRAAGLGRHESGPSSSDHQDPVSPPIAPPSWVPDPPPMDPDGDIDFILAPAVGSLTTASTGTSQGPSTSTIPGPSTESSVVESKDRKANAHLILKLMCDSVVLRPHLRELLSAKDARGMTPFMLAVSGRAYPAAITVLEAAQKMAKVGDPGIAEKEDADSVFMEMICPSGTNPDDSPLYVLCCNDTCSFTWTGAEHINQDIFECRTCGLLESLCCCTECARVCHKGHDCKLKRTSPTAYCDCWEKCKCKTLIAGQKAARLDLLYRLLTTTNLVTTPNSRGEHILLFLVQTVARQSVEHCQYRPPRIREDRNRKAANAEDSDMPDHDLEPPRFAQLALERVLQDWNALKSMIMFGSQENKDPLSASSRIAHLLPEEQVYLNQQSGTIRLDCFTHCLIVKCAPDITFIDTLLGTLVKELQNKYTPGRREEAVNVTRRFLRSVARVFVILSVEMASSKKKNNFIPQPIGKCRRVFQALLPYAVEELCNVAESLIVPVRMGIARPTAPFTLASTSIDAVQGSEELFSVEPLPPRPSPDQSSSSSQTAASYIIRNPQPRRSSQSQPARGRDEEQDDIVSADVEEVEVVEGVAGEEDHHDDQEEQGEENAEAEGQHDEHDEDGSDMELDLLAAAETESDSESNHSNQDNASGRRSVVTAATAGSEAGSRVSLAFPIFGASSVPAFFSEDDSQSNDSSDSDSSSSQSDDVDQETFLLDEPLERTTSASHANSAAQAPRSMQWAVRNTPSQRATGSAPTSSSTPAASSTGLIYIDPTNLRRSSAISSSAAAAAAALEASNSSSYLTSASSLARAYSIVIRQISDLMSLIPKYNHLVYSQYPAAVKLTYQDAVNLQNYVEEKLIPTWNWMVSIMDSTEAQLRYGSALSSAGDPGHPSHPLHASQHSARRERMTAREEASLRTLEGRRRAATLLTARQGMMSARGDFLNYALSLMRSHNDEHSDVLPVLDVCSLKHVAYVFQALIYWIKAMNQQTTLDTPQMDRKRNREILELGLDNEDSEHENDEDTNQSSTLQDKDEDPVPAETGQNHPFFRRSDSMTFLGCIPPNPFDVPLAEAIPLADQPHLLQPLLLQPNARKEDLFGRPSQGLYSSSYMATKGLAEASMDRNCLEVNMGSSLPSPSQILPTKMSYSANLKNVMSMETGQRSTGNQSLAEQELEASKPGPSPHDLAAQLKSSLLAEIGLTESDGPPLPSFRPHCSFMGMMISHDMLLGRWRLSLELFGRVFMEDVGAEPGSILTELGGFEVKESKFRREMEKLRNLQSRDLALEVDRDRDQLIQQTMRQLNTHFGRRCTTTPMAVHRVKVTFKDEPGEGSGVARSFYTAIALALLSNDKLPNLDCVQSVSKGMQASSTCHHDYNSNLMQRLRNRDRERERRSGGLRAGSRRDRDRDSRRQLSIDTRPFRPSSEGNPSDEPDPLPAHRQALGERLYPRVHAMQPAFASKITGMLLELSPAQLLLLLASEDSLRARVEEAMELLIAHGRENGADSILDLGLLEAPEKAQQQENRKRHGSTRSVVDMELDDPDDGDDNAPLFYQPGKRGFYSPRPGKNTEARLNCFRNIGRILGLCLLQNELCPITLNRHVIKVLLGRKVNWHDFAFFDPVMYESLRQLIRHSQAGEADAVFAAMDLAFAIDLCKEEGAGQVELLSGGVNMPVTPLNVYEYVRKYAEHRMLVVAEQPLHAMRKGLLDVLPKNALEDLTAEDFRLLVNGCGEVNVQMLISFTSFNDESGENAEKLLQFKRWFWSIVEKMSMTERQDLVYFWTSSPSLPASEEGFQPMPSITIRPPDDQHLPTANTCISRLYVPLYSSKQILKQKLLLAIKTKNFGFV from the exons ATGACATCTATACACTTCGTGGTTCACCCGCTGCCCGGGACCGAGGATCAGCTCAATGACAG gCTCCGTGAAGTTTCAGAGAAACTCAACAAATACAGCTACAACAG TCATCCACATcttagtctgctggagcaggccaccttaaaacagtgtgttgtcGGTCCAAACCATGCTGGATTTCTCCTTGAG GATGGGCGCGTGTGTCGAATCAGCTTTGCTGTCCAGCCTGATCGCCTGGAGCTCAGCAAACCGGATGGCAGCGATGG TTCAAAGTTGAGCAGTGGTTCAGGGACAGGAAGGAGCTCCAGGCCAGGCAGGACTAGTGATCCGCCCTGGTTCCTGTCTGGCTCTGACACACTTGGCAGACTGGCAGGCAACACCCTTGG GAGTCGCTGGAGCTCTGGCGTTAACGGAGGcagtggaggaggtgggagtggaggaggagcagggggaggtggagcaggaggtggcagcagtggaggaggtggaagtgGAGGTGGAGGCGGTGGTGGAGGCACGTCAGGCAGGTCATCAACAGCAGCTCGTGATTCCCGTCGACAGACCAGGGTGATCCGTACAGGAAGGGACCGTGGCTCAGGACTTCTAGGTAGCCAGCCTCAGCCTGTCATACCAGCTTCTGTCATCCCCGAAGAGCTCATTACTCAG GCCCAAGTAGTTCTTCAGGGGAAGTCCAGGAGTGTGATCATTAGGGAACTCCAGAGGACCAACCTGGATGTCAACCTCGCCGTCAACAACCTGCTGAGCcgtgatgatgaagatggagaTGATGGAGACGACACGGCCAGCGAGTCCTACCTCCCAGGAG AGGACCTGATGTCCCTGTTGGATGCAGACATTCACTCAGCTCATCCCAGTGTGATTATTGATGCTGATGCCATGTTCTCTGAGGACATCAGCTACTTTGGCTACCCCTCTTTTAGACGTTCATCACTGTCACGCCTGGGATCCTCCAGAG AGCGCGACTCAGAGCTGTTGCGTGAGCGTGAGTCTGTATTGAGGTTACGTGAGCGCCGGTGGCTGGATGGGGCCTCGTTCGACACAGAGCGAGGCTCCACCAGCCGTGAAGGCGAGCCCAGCTTGGACAAGAAGAGCATCCCGGTCCAGAGCCCTGTCTCCTTGGGAGAGGAGCTCCAGTGGTGGCCTGACAAG GATGGTGTGAAGTTTGTGAGCATCGGAGCAATGTTCTCAGAGCTGGTGGCAGTCAGCTCCAAAGGAGAGCTTTATCAGTGGAAGTGGAGTGAACCTGAGCCCTACAGGAATGCCCAG AATCCTTCCATTCATCACCCACGTGTGTCCTTCCTGGGCCTGGCCAATGAGAAGATCACCTTATTGTCTGCCAATAGCATCAGAGCCACTGTAGCTACAGAGACCAACAAG GTGGCCACCTGGGTGGATGACACACTGAGCACAGTAGCCTCTAAGCTGGAGCACAGTGCTCAGGCTTTCCCTGAGCTGCAGGGGGAACGTATGGTGTCACTGCACTGCTGTGCTCTCTACACATGTGCACAGCTTGAGAATAGCCTCTACTGGTG GGGTGTTGTGCCTTTTAGTCAACGGAAGAAGATGCTTGAAAAGGCCAGAGCCAAGAACAAAAAGCCAAAGTCCAGCGCTGGCATCTCCTCGATACCCAACATCACCGTGGGAACACAG GTGTGCTTGAGGAATAACCCCCTCTACCATGCTGGTGCAGTGGCCTTTTCTGTCAGTGCTGGGATTCCCAAAGTGGGCGTCCTGTTGGAGTCCGTCTGGAACATGAACGACAGTTGCAGGTTCCAGCTACGCTCGCCAGAGAGCCTCAAGAACATGGAGAAGACCACTAAGACCCAGGAAATCAA GACGGAAAGCAAGCCGGAGCTGGTTAAGACTGAGATGggtcctcctccatccccagcATCTACCTGCAGTGATACCTCTTCCATTGCTAGCAGTGCCTCACTGCCCTACA AGCGAAGGCGTTCTACTCCAGCTcccaaagaagaagagaaggtgAATGAGGAACAGTGGCCCCTCAGGGAGGTGGTGTTTGTGGAGGATGTCAAAAATGTCCCCGTGGGAAAG GTGCTTAAAGTGGATGGTGCGTATGTTGCTGTGAAGTTTCCAGGGACATCAAGCAGCATGAGCAACCAGAGCACTGCTGCTCCCACTGATTCAGACCCATCATCACTGTTACAGGACTGTAGGCTCCTCAGAATAGATGAGTTGCAG GTGGTCAAAACTGGTGGGACTCCTAAAGTTCCTGATTGTTTTCAGCGCACACCTAAAAAGCTCTGTATCCCAGAAAAGGCAGAGATTCTGGCAGTAAATGTTGACTCCAAAG gAGTCCATGCAGTTCTGAAAACTGGTAACTGGGTAAGGTACTGTATCTTTGACCTGGCCACAGGCAAAGCTGAACAGGAGAATAACTTCCCCACTAGCAACCTGGCCTTCCTGGGGCAGAGTGAGCGCAATGTTGCCATCTTCACTGCAGGACAG GAATCTCCCATCATCCTCCGAGATGGAAATGGCACAATCTACCCTATGGCCAAGGACTGCATGGGTGGAATACGAGATCCTGATTGGTTGGACCTGCCACCTATTAACAGCCTGGGAATGGGGGTGCACTCTCTGGCCAATCTCCCATCTAACTccacaattaaaaagaaagctGCTATTATTATCATGGCTGTTGAG AAACAGACGCTGATGCAGCATGTCCTGCGTTGTGACTATGAGGCGTGTCGGCAGTACCTGGTGAACCTTGAGCAGGCTTTCCTCTTGGATCAGGGCAGTCAGGCCCTTGGAGCGCTTCTTGATCATCGCTGTGATGGAAATCGCAACATCCTCCATGctgctgtctctgtctgctTCCCTGTCAGTAACAAGGAGACCAAAGAGGAGGAAG AAGCTGAAAGGTCTGAGAGGAATACATTTGCAGAACGTCTGTCTGCTGTGGAGGCAATTGCCAATGCCATCTCTGTGGTTTCAAGCAACAGTTCTGGGAACAGGACTGGCTCCTCCAGTAGCAGAGG GCTTCGTCTGAGGGAGATGATGCGGAGATCTCTAAGAGCAGCAGGCCTCGGCCGTCATGAGTCTGGCCCTTCATCCAGTGACCACCAGGACCCTGTGTCACCACCCATTGCCCCACCGAGTTGGGTCCCTGACCCCCCACCAATGGACCCTG ATGGTGACATAGACTTCATTCTAGCACCAGCTGTGGGTTCACTCACCACTGCCTCCACTGGGACCAGCCAGGGACCGAGCACTTCTACTATACCAG GGCCATCCACTGAGTCATCTGTGGTCGAATCTAAAGACAGGAAGGCCAACGCCCACCTCATCCTAAAGCTGATGTGTGACAGTGTTGTTCTGAGGCCACACCTACGGGAGCTGCTCTCTGCCAA GGATGCCCGTGGAATGACCCCATTCATGCTGGCAGTCAGTGGGCGAGCCTACCCGGCAGCTATCACTGTGCTGGAGGCTGCTCAGAAAATGGCAAAGG TTGGTGACCCTGGCATTGCCGAGAAGGAGGATGCAGATTCTGTGTTCATGGAAATGATTTGCCCCTCGGGGACCAACCCAGACGATTCACCCCTCTATGTCCTCTGCTGCAATGACACCTGCAGTTTCACTTGGACTGGAGCTGAGCACATTAACCAG GATATCTTTGAGTGTCGTACCTGTGGTCTGCTCgagtccctctgctgctgcactgaaTGTGCAAGAGTGTGTCACAAAGGACATGACTGCAA GCTGAAGAGGACATCCCCCACAGCATACTGTGACTGTTGGGAGAAATGCAAGTGTAAAACGCTGATTGCCGGCCAGAAGGCTGCTCGCCTGGATCTGCTGTACAGGTTACTCACAACCACTAACCTGGTCACGACACCAAACAGCAG GGGAGAGCATATATTACTGTTTCTGGTGCAGACTGTTGCAAGGCAGAGTGTTGAGCACTGCCAGTACAGACCACCACGTATTAGAGAAGACAGGAACCGCAAGGCTGCTAATGCAGAAG ACTCGGATATGCCAGACCATGACCTAGAACCTCCCCGCTTTGCTCAGCTGGCTCTGGAGAGGGTCCTGCAGGACTGGAATGCCCTCAAGTCTATGATCATGTTTGGTTCTCAAGAGAATAAAGATCC ACTTAGTGCCAGCAGCAGAATTGCCCACCTCCTGCCTGAAGAGCAGGTCTACTTGAATCAGCAGAGTGGCACCATTCGCCTTGACTGTTTCACCCACTGCCTCATTGTCAAGTGTGCTCCTGACATCACT TTCATAGACACCTTACTGGGTACTCTAGTAAAGGAGCTGCAGAACAAATACACTCCCGGCCGGAGAGAGGAGGCAGTCAATGTCACCAGAAGGTTCCTACGCTCTGTAGCCCGGGTGTTCGTGATCCTCAGTGTGGAGATGGCCTCATCCAAGAAGAAAAA CAACTTCATCCCCCAGCCCATTGGGAAATGTCGGAGAGTTTTCCAAGCTCTGCTACCGTATGCTGTGGAGGAGCTGTGTAATGTTGCAGAGTCACTGATTGTTCCGGTGCGAATGGGCATAGCAAGACCTACAGCTCCATTCACGTTGGCCAGCACCAGTATTGATGCTGTTCAGGGCAGTGAAGAGCTCTTCTCTGTTGAGCCTCTGCCTCCGAGACCCTCACCAGATCAGTCCAGCAG TTCCAGCCAAACAGCTGCctcttatatcatcaggaaCCCCCAGCCACGGCGCAGCAGCCAGTCTCAGCCTGCCAGAGGAAGAGACGAGGAGCAGGATGACATCGTATCAGCAGATGTGGAAGAG gttgAAGTTGTAGAGGGAGTAGCAGGTGAAGAAGACCATCATGACGACCAAGAGGAACAGGGAGAGGAAAATGCAGAGGCAGAAGGGCAGCATGATGAGCACGATGAGGATG GAAGTGACATGGAGCTGGACCTGCTggctgcagctgaaacagagaGCGACAGTGAAAGTAACCACAGCAATCAGGATAATGCTAGTGGCCGCAGGAGCGTCGTCACAGCAGCCACCGCTGGCTCTGAAGCAG GCAGTAGGGTGTCCTTGGCATTTCCTATTTTTG gTGCCAGCAGTGTCCCTGCCTTCTTTTCAGAGGACGACTCCCAGTCTAATGACTCCAGTgactcagacagcagcagcagtcagagcGACGATGTTGACCAGGAGACGTTCCTTTTAGACGAGCCCCTTGAAAGGACGACCAGCGCCTCCCATGCCAACAGTGCAGCCCAGGCTCCTCGCTCCATGCAGTGGGCTGTTAGAAACACCCCCAGCCAGAGGGCCACAGGAAGTGCTCCCACCAGCTCCTCAACACCAGCTG CAAGCTCCACAGGCCTGATATATATTGACCCTACAAACCTACGTCGCTCCAGCGCTATCAGCTctagtgctgctgctgcggcaGCAGCTCTGGAGGCCAGCAACTCCAGCAGCTATCTGACATCTGCCAGCAGCCTAGCCAGGGCCTACAGCATTGTCATCAGACAGATCTCAGACCTCATGAGTCTGATTCCCAAGTACAACCATCTAGTCTACTCACAGTACCCTGCTGCTGTTAAGCTCACTTACCAGGATGCAGTCAACTTGCAG AACTATGTCGAAGAAAAGCTGATTCCCACATGGAACTGGATGGTGTCCATCATGGATTCTACAGAGGCTCAGTTGCGGTATGGCTCAGCCCTGTCATCTGCTGGAGACCCGGGCCACCCCAGTCACCCACTTCACGCCTCTCAGCACTCTGCTCGGAGGGAGCGCATGACTGCACGTGAGGAGGCCAGCCTCCGCACTCTGGAAGGacgcag gaGAGCAGCTACCCTGCTGACAGCTCGTCAGGGCATGATGTCGGCACGGGGCGACTTCCTGAACTACGCCTTATCACTGATGCGCTCCCACAATGATGAGCACTCTGATGTGCTTCCTGTGCTCGACGTGTGCTCACTGAAACATGTAGCATATGTTTTCCAGGCTCTTATCTACTGGATTAAGGCCATGAACCAACAGACCACTTTGGATACCCCACAGATGGACAGAAAGAG GAATCGCGAGATTTTGGAACTTGGTTTGGACAATGAGGATTCTGAACATGAGAACGATGAGGACACCAATCAGA GTTCAACTCTGCAGGACAAGGATGAGGACCCGGTTCCAGCTGAAACGGGTCAGAACCACCCTTTCTTCCGGCGCTCTGACTCCATGACCTTCCTGGGCTGCATCCCACCTAACCCCTTCGATGTCCCCCTGGCTGAGGCCATTCCACTGGCAGACCAGCCCCACCTCCTGCAG CCTCTTCTCTTGCAGCCCAATGCCAGGAAGGAGGATCTGTTTGGTCGTCCCTCTCAGGGTTtgtactcctcctcctacaTGGCAACCAAAGGCCTGGCTGAGGCAAGCATGGACAGGAACTGCCTGGAGGTAAACATGGGCTCCTCTCTACCCTCCCCCTCTCAG ATCCTGCCCACTAAGATGTCTTACTCAGCCAACCTTAAGAATGTGATGAGTATGGAAACTGGCCAGAGGAGCACTGGGAACCAGTCACTTGCGGAACAGGAGCTGGAGGCTTCAAAACCGGGTCCTTCACCCCATGACCTCGCTGCCCAGCTGAAGAGCAGCCTTCTTGCAGAGATTGGCCTCACTGAGAGCGATGGACCTCCTCTGCCATCATTCAG ACCTCACTGTAGTTTCATGGGGATGATGATTTCACATGACATGCTACTAGGTCGCTGGCGTCTGTCACTGGAGCTCTTTGGTCGTGTCTTCATGGAGGATGTTGGAGCTGAACCTGGATCG ATCCTCACAGAGTTGGGTGGTTTTGAAGTAAAGGAATCCAAGTTCCGTCGGGAGATGGAGAAGCTGAGGAATCTGCAGTCCCGTGACCTGGCCCTGGAGGTGGATCGGGACCGAGACCAGCTAATACAGCAGACCATGCGTCAGCTAAACACGCACTTTGGCAGGCGTTGCACAACCACACCCATGGCCGTGCATCGGGTGAAGGTTACCTTTAAAGATGAGCCGGGCGAAGGCAGCGGCGTGGCCCGCAGCTTCTACACAGCCATCGCCCTGGCCCTCCTCTCCAACGATAAGCTGCCCAACCTTGACTGTGTTCAGAGTGTCAGCAAGGGCATGCAGGCCAGCAGTACGTGTCATCACGATTACAATTCAA ATCTAATGCAGCGCTTGAGAAACAGAGAtcgggaaagagagagaagaagtggAGGGCTTCGAGCAGGATCTCGGAGAGATCGAGACAG AGACTCGAGGAGGCAGCTGTCCATAGATACCAGGCCTTTCAGGCCTTCATCAGAGGGAAACCCCAGTGATGAGCCCGACCCCCTGCCTGCACACAGACAAGCCCTGGGTGAAAGGCTCTACCCACGTGTTCACGCAATGCAACCG gCGTTTGCCAGTAAAATCACAGGCATGTTGCTGGAGCTGTCCCCTGCCcaactgctgctgttgctggcTAGTGAGGATTCTCTCCGGGCCAGGGTAGAGGAGGCCATGGAGCTTCTCATCGCACATGGAAG GGAAAATGGTGCTGACAGCATATTGGACTTGGGTCTCCTGGAGGCTCCAGAGAAAGCACAA CAGCAGGAGAACCGTAAGCGTCATGGCTCAACACGCAGTGTGGTTGACATGGAGCTGGACGACCCAGATGACGGTGACGACAACGCTCCTCTCTTCTACCAGCCTGGGAAACGAGGCTTCTACTCTCCTCGACCTGGCAAGAATACAGAGGCCAGACTGAACTGCTTCCGTAACATTGGCAG GATATTGGGGTTATGTCTGCTTCAGAATGAACTCTGTCCAATCACATTGAACAGACATGTCATCAAAGTGCTGCTTGGAAGGAAG GTGAACTGGCATGATTTTGCCTTCTTTGACCCGGTCATGTATGAGAGCCTGCGGCAGCTGATCCGCCATTCTCAGGCTGGTGAAGCAGATGCAGTATTTGCTGCGATGGACCTGGCCTTCGCCATTGACCTCTGTAAAGAGGAGGGAGCTGGACAG GTGGAGCTTCTGTCTGGTGGAGTCAACATGCCAGTAACTCCCCTCAACGTGTATGAGTATGTGAGGAAGTACGCAGAGCACAGAATGCTGGTGGTGGCTGAGCAGCCTCTTCAT GCAATGAGGAAGGGTTTGCTAGATGTACTCCCTAAGAACGCCCTGGAGGACTTGACGGCTGAGGACTTCAGGCTGCTGGTCAACGGCTGTGGAGAAGTCAACGTCCAGATGCTCATTAGCTTCACTTCTTTCAATGATGAATCTG GGGAAAATGCAGAAAAGCTACTGCAGTTTAAACGCTGGTTTTGGTCCATAGTGGAGAAGATGAGCATGACTGAGAGGCAAGATCTG GTGTACTTCTGGACCTCCAGCCCTTCTCTGCCTGCCAGCGAGGAGGGCTTCCAGCCGATGCCCTCCATCACCATCCGGCCTCCAGATGACCAGCACCTCCCCACAGCCAATACCTGCATCTCACGTCTCTACGTGCCACTCTATTCTTCAAAACAGATACTCAAACAGAAACTCCTGCTAGCCATTAAGACCAAGAATTTTGGTTTTGTGTAG